The genomic stretch ttgttggacagggataattattaaatttaatgtttaaatgagAAATTAAGCTGAAACTTATctgattatttagttatttggcTTGAGATGATCTGTGTTTATGTCTTATCATGAAAGTGGATTTTAAAAcagcaataggctatttgactgctttttaaaatttagtagaagttaaggaatccagtaaaattgtgttttttatttctagtacatatttgccgaaaactatcatattaaaaaaatccatatttaaatagcgcgcaaaaacgctacttggacaatacggcgctgcaatagggtcggtgacgtcactatcctgtattttaatctgtggtacatatagtagaaaagcaaagtttacaagaaagtgacttcacaagcccggccaatcaggagcgttttgtgtcacgtgacaaacgtttgaaaaatgcatttttatttatggatttttgaacaaattaagtattattttcaactttcgttaataaaacactgataacaataattcacattttatttttcgcattattTCGCATCATTCGCATATCGCATtcgtcaaatagcctattgactTGAAATATTCCACATAATTATGCTGGTTATATAAGTTTTTGTATGACCATAGTCaaaggttttaatattatttttcatgaatCAACCAGGtgaataattaagttaaaatattaatttgtgtatGATGATCATTGAGTATGTAGGACAGATATATACCCATTGCAATGAAATAATTTCAGTGGTaacttaatattgaaataataaagtgaACCTAGTGAAGTTAGAATATGTGGTGATTAACTTAGGTAGgatacaaagccctaccaccaagattcaAGcctaaatacttatatatatattatatataaatatatatatatatatatatatatctcgaAAATTATATCTTTACTTGAACCCCATATTAATATCGAACAATATCTTGTTTCTTTAATTGCTGAACAGTTCCGACAGTACACAAACAATGTTACTCTGAATTCTAtgttttataccaaaaatactgttatgtgagccgagatggcccagtggttagaacgcgtgcatcttaaccgatgattgcgggttcaaacccaggcaagcaccactatatatatgtgcttaatttgtgtttataattcatctcgttttcggtggtgaaggaaaacatcgtgaggaaaccagcatgtgtctaatttcatcgaaattccaccaacctgcattggaacagcctggtggaatatgttccaaaccctctccctaatAGGAGAGTAGGCCAttagtccagcagtgagaaatttacaggctgttactttacttttactttaatatatctcTCAAAGTTGTCATGAGATAGGTAACCGTGACTGATGTCTGACtgacttttattatttgttgttgttttattattgacttGAGCTATGTCTTTGATAACTGAGtgactattattattagtattttttttcaatttcaggTTATAAATGGTATCCTTGATACATTTGCTTCCCGTCCAATACTGTACAAATTTGCTGCTGTGACGACGTTCaatccttttattttataccaggTAATTAGTTgacactatatattataaaaccaaGTCCCCggctgtgtctgtctgtctgtttgcgaTAAATTTCGAAACTACTGAACGGGTTTTCATGCAGTtatcactaatagacagagatTTAAAAGGaaagtttaggtatataattaactaacctaacctccgtgatcgagtggtgtgtacaccggttttcatgggtatgctactccgaggtcccgggttcgatttccggccgagtcgatattgataatcattagttttctacattgtcttgggtctgggtgtttgtagtaccgtcgttacttctgatttcccataacacaagtgcttcagctacttacttggggatcagagtaatgtatgtgttgttgtctcatatttatttatttatttattataatttatcaaggtttttgtataaataagttgaaatagaatgaCAATTGTTATACATGTCggagaaaaacaacaaaaatatgtaaataaaagataaaagttattttaaaaaataacttatgtcCATCCATACGATCTTGGAACGAGGCGCTAGTTAGTTATATAGACTTATAACTATTAGTGATCTAAATATCAACGAATAAGTGTAACGCttcattaagtaattttaattcaattccaAAGCTGTGTGGCAAGATAACTGAtttattgttgttgtgtttCTAGATACGAAAAAAAGATCCTCAGATCGTGGGCGCCATCAGCTATCGTCCGTATTGCTTCAGCGCTCAAGACTATGATGCTGAGGACGGTCCAAGTAATCCGAGGTTAGTTATCTTTAAGTGAGGCTTTGTCTAGTTTGCCTTGGTATACATGTCTTTtatcattaacaaaaaaaaagaaatagtgtGGGGCCAAGATGAGAACTCTGTGGTACACCAAAATGCATTGCATCTCTGGTACTACTGAAGTCATTCTTTGTAGTACGTGCTTGGTGGTGTCCAGTTTGCCTTGGTATCCATGTCGTTTACCATTAATAGAAATAAGAAATAGCGTGGGGCCAAGATgagaaccctgtggtacaccaaAATGCATCTCTGGTACTACTGAAGTCATTTTTTGTATCTAATCTGCACCAAGTCGGTAAGGCTAGTGTGGATTGGGTCCTAAGTGGTGTCGGCCTGTCGGCAGGTTCGGCGAGCGTCTGCCGGTGCACGCCGCGCTGCGCGTCGCCGACGCGCTGCACGCGCTCGCCtggcgccgcgccgcgcgctgGGCCGCCGCCAGCGCCGTGCTGCTGCACAAGGACGCCGCCAGCCCGTGAGTAACCGCCCCGCGCGCCGCGCCTTTCGCCCCGCGCCGCCGCCAGCCCGTGAGTAcccgccccgcgccccgcgccccgcgccgccGCCAGCCCGTGAGTAcccgccccgcgccccgcgccccgcgccgccGCCAGCCCGTGAGTAcccgccccgcgccccgcgccccgcgccgccGCCAGCCCGTGAGTAcccgccccgcgccccgcgccccgcgccgccGCCAGCGAGTAcccgccccgcgccccgcgccccgcgccgccGCCAGCCCGTGAGTAcccgccccgcgccccgcgccccgcgccgccGCCAGCGAGTAcccgccccgcgccccgcgccccgcgccgccGCCAGCCCGTGAGTAcccgccccgcgccccgcgccccgcgccgccGCCAGCGAGTACCCGacccgcgccccgcgccccgcgccgccGCCAGCCCGTGAGTAcccgccccgcgccccgcgccccgcgccccgcgccccgcgccccgcgccccgcgccccgcgccgccGCCAGCCCGTGAGTAcccgccccgcgccccgcgccccgcgccgccGCCAGCGAGTAcccgccccgcgccccgcgccccgcgccgccGCCAGCCCGTGAGTAcccgccccgcgccccgcgccccgcgccgccGCCAGCCCGTGAGTAcccgccccgcgccccgcgtCCCGCGCCCCtcgccccgcgccccgcgccccgcgcgccGCGCCTCTCGCCCCGCGCCGCCGCCAGCCCGTGAGTAcccgccccgcgccccgcgccccgcgccgccGCCAGCCCGTGAGTGGGtaccccgcgccccgcgcccctCGCCCCGCGCCGCTTACGGtctttcttatattttactagTTGTTGGCCGGGCTTCGCTTGCGTATTTTGGGATTCACGAACAACTATCTCCATAGCAAATTCGTCGGTTTAAGAAGAGGGACAGACAGAATACTTTCGCATTTGTggtataatagttttatttttatattccagAAGCGAGGTCGCCTATTGGCGTTCGTTGGGTGTCCGCTGTGTGGGTTGGTGCGTCAACAGGCCCCTGGAGAAGCTCTACTGGCGAGGTGTCCTGAAGGCCCCCTATCTCTCCAAAACGCTCATGGGTGAGCCAGAGGTGAGTGAGCACgtgtacacatatatatgtgtatatttatctttaatgaaATATGGTTCTCTTATAAGGTATattggttattttaatttcatctttTGGAGGACTTATTTTTAACGTAAagcacattataataatataacaataataacctGTAATTTTTCCACTGCTTAGATAAAGCCCCTCCCTTCGAGGGGAAAATTTTTTCgttgaaaaatttcattaaaattggacacatgcaggcttcctcgctatgtattccttcaccgccgagctcgaaaagaattaaataacatttatatcacatgcctgggattgaacctgTAATCATAGGCTTATTTGTGTATctaatgttaaaaattacaGGTCGAACAAAAGAAAGAGCGAGACAAAAGATCGGGTCTCTCTCTCCGACCCGGACCGATTGTCGATAAAATTTTAGAGACAGAAAAACGCATGACATCCGGACAGAATTAGTTttagtattacatataataagtcATGTCTTATTGAtacaaacatatacattatgttattcaacgattatttatttattatttatttcataatatattttttatttatcgagaTAGCATTGtcaccaatgatattctaatgaacagatatgttatatccatactaaacaacagaaaaaagtgtgccgcgccggggaccgtttattttacatttcgttacaagtgaaaaggatagcttgataaaaacaataagtaaaagggataactagatgttttaattacgcaaaacgtattactacgtaattattacgtattataacgtattactacgtaaaacgactaaaggcaaacgtcccaattaggacgttttctagtcttcactttttgcgcgttaataacatatctgtttactacaacatcattgattgTCACATAATAAAGTACAAACGAAACTCAACCAAATACCGTTAGTGATAAGGTTCGATTTAAATTTGGGCGTTTAATTTCGGGTCCCATGTTGTGTGTCATGTGGTATTGTGACGTCATATCTGTTAAATTAGATTTGcaaatacaaaagtaattaatgagcattaaaataaaagtgttcttaagctagttgattatatttGAGATGTCTGGTGTTGCCAGTGcataaaatgcttaaaaaatGCTTTGTTAAAAGCGATCAAGTTTttgattgaataattaattaatgaataactTATGTTTTTGGTGTGTCTGTATGTCAATTTGACGTATACGGTTTGAAAAAGACTCGAATGACGTCATAATGAGATATATAGGTGTTATGACGTCATTTGAACGTGCCTGGTATCAAGTCCTTTATATGACGTCACAAGTGACTAGTCTAGACTGACTACATAGTCTGACAGTGGAAGTATTCTTGGGTCACGTGTCCCCAAAGTCCACGACTAATActagattacattttttttaacatacacACAGCTAATTTCAATAACACTAACTCGATCAAAAaactagcgccatctattgacaGAGTTGAAAAAACAAGATGACGGTAGTGACCAGTGTTGCAACATGTAATAATagagtcaaaatcaaaataaactttattctagtaagcatttacaagtacttttgaatcgtcatttaacaattaagtgaagctaccaccggttcggaaagtagattctaccgagaagaaccggcaagaaactcagtagttactcatttaaaactggaatacatattttttaattattaaaaagttgtaACAGATGTTCTTCGTAGGTCGAGGAGCGACGTGAACTAACTAAAGAATGCGAGGCTCAGAcggataaataattattttttgaacgTTCTACGCTGTGACAAAGAAGAATTAGTTGAAAgaaaattgtaatgttttacTAGTGACATAATTAAACGcctgaatttaatatatattcagttTTTTATCTgcctttttcattattattgacTTAAGACGTGTTTGTATGGTTATATTATAGATCGGACTCCTgtcacaatatataaaaaaaaatcgaaaatttttcattaaacttGAACATGAAGAGTTTTATCGAAATCGGCTCAGCGGATACTTTGATGATgtgtttgatttgttttaaaagtagCTGTCAAGTTATGGTTAAATATTAACGTATAATGTACTAGAGgtatacaaatgaaaatatcaaCGAttagactttaaaaatatagtgcattttgatgtacagtcggggtaagaaaaagttcgtcaccttaagaccTATTATCGTgcgctcagtgtgagcgataatctgctttaccgatcgagagtgacatattgcgtcgcaatgattcgatgtttatattcaaaaggAGGAGGAGACTAAGAGttacttgataaaggaatgagtttgacaactgacgaaggt from Vanessa cardui chromosome 28, ilVanCard2.1, whole genome shotgun sequence encodes the following:
- the LOC124541704 gene encoding glycerophosphodiester phosphodiesterase 1 isoform X3 produces the protein MFYTKRFLPLGVDVGLLGVAVYYLTRLKKPDQSNVESIFGPEPRSKEAIMYPERVVKCIAHRGAGFDAPENTLEAFKYCVERDCNFVELDVRTLKDGQLVLLHDQGLERLTGGTITDVKMMDWDSIKNIDVGATHPNRHQFKEVHLCRLDDALDYLLSNEVRMIIDVKGEDKQVINGILDTFASRPILYKFAAVTTFNPFILYQIRKKDPQIVGAISYRPYCFSAQDYDAEDGPSNPRFGERLPVHAALRVADALHALAWRRAARWAAASAVLLHKDAASPSEVAYWRSLGVRCVGWCVNRPLEKLYWRGVLKAPYLSKTLMGEPEVEQKKERDKRSGLSLRPGPIVDKILETEKRMTSGQN